Proteins from a genomic interval of Aspergillus flavus chromosome 7, complete sequence:
- a CDS encoding C2H2 finger domain protein, translating into MARQQRKTVDPLSHDSDSSERESTEDGHYDTDLTEPEDEGSQDKDASDAALLFADNEHPPEYYIQQLANFDETDYTKEDYGKGTTALLNRVEEKWSQFCAFLRKDPQEEFTRLSISIMYIFLDWVLNLRRGKDGRRLPGTKCKSSLDTFWKVFRLVYERETSNKITKQMNRQMRRVIRRLAKKHKLSSKGRDKPPMDVEDLTKVVETTVSTTKKKFGHGRHRIELALFLQLAGLTTNRPQAILNLRYRHIQVSLLRDPQGGPHRIIIEFTFEFTKEWLGAKDANTYILPEIIFDPSLVLSPHVFLLGLIFADRAFDRVEGEEVLVSASQIPRLRIRDGCNELPLHLDPALDDVPIFRMSERTLQGISISPDKPLPYTTIEPWVKKIGVITGFPQVTRPYSLRYGAGTALDSSGSVSDSLRNLIMHHADTRTFLRYYLSRRINKNIPAIIRGLNPEDDIMRAACRMSRSIDPNRPQELTTAQSSSVNQDPEIADLIRRRDELSRQMGRPLSNHHGTEQYALYKKLNQEIAGARQRARSALLAQIQAKYDREQPMLEIRRQLSGFNLAEEEKPLKCSGAVPLPQKRLIESLLTLPRPTLEEEVARRTEAIDAVAAYALFEEGDTCRLPRDKRSATEPSATGQDDDVKGEMQLTRPSSPTNDRLLSAIQSVMKNKPSEKGIERPLFCFICLGQQDLDIGKRTYKFSSHGDVTKHIKRKHLRHISTQSKIRCNVCDEIFTCKMHLQRHAFDMHSTVT; encoded by the exons ATGGCTCGCCAACAACGAAAGACAGTCGACCCGTTATCCCACGACAGCGACTCTTCCGAAAGAGAGAGCACCGAAGATGGTCACTATGATACGGATTTGACAGAGCCTGAAGACGAGGGCTCGCAGGACAAAGATGCCAGTGATGCCGCACTTCTCTTTGCGGATAACGAGCATCCACCAGAGTACTATATCCAGCAGCTTGCGAACTTCGACGAGACCGACTACACCAAGGAGGACTATGGAAAGGGTACCACCGCCCTACTCAATCGGGTGGAAGAGAAGTGGTCGCA ATTCTGTGCCTTTCTACGAAAAGACCCTCAAGAGGAATTTACACGCCTGTCGATTTCGATCATGTATATCTTCCTGGATTGGGTCCTCAATCTTCGGCGTGGAAAAGATGGAAGGCGGCTCCCAGGTACAAAGTGTAAGAGTTCACTTGACACCTTTTGGAAGGTGTTTCGCCTGGTGTACGAAAGAGAAACTTCGAACAAGATCACAAAGCAAATGAACCGCCAGATGCGTCGT GTAATTCGACGGCTGGCCAAGAAACACAAACTGTCCTCAAAAGGGCGCGACAAACCGCCGATGGATGTCGAGGACTTGACCAAGGTTGTAGAGACCACGGTCAgtacgacgaagaagaagtttGGCCATGGTCGTCACCGTATTGAACTCGCACTCTTCCTGCAGCTTGCTGGCCTGACAACCAACCGTCCTCAGGCCATTCTGAATCTTCGGTATCGCCACATTCAAGTCAGCTTGCTACGTGACCCGCAAGGCGGCCCTCATCGCATTATTATCGAGTTTACTTTTGAGTTTACCAAGGAATGGCTCGGTGCGAAGGATGC TAACACATACATTCTACCCGAGATTATTTTCGATCCTTCTCTCGTTCTCAGTCCTCACGTTTTCCTCCTAGGCTTGATTTTTGCGGACCGTGCTTTTGACCGGGTCGAAGGCGAGGAAGTACTTGTTTCTGCTAGCCAGATTCCACGGCTTCGAATCCGCGATGGATGCAACGAGCTCCCTTTGCACCTGGACCCAGCACTGGACGATGTCCCCATATTTAGAATGTCGGAGCGGACCTTGCAGGGAATTTCTATATCCCCTGATAAGCCGCTTCCTTATACGACGATTGAACCTTGGGTTAAGAAGATAGGGGTGATTACCGGTTTTCCCCAAGTCACACGTCCGTACAGTTTGCGATACGGGGCCGGGACAGCGTTAGATAGCAGCG GATCTGTTAGTGACTCACTGCGCAATCTGATCATGCATCATGCCGACACCCGCACCTTTTTGCGATACTATCTCAGCAGAAGGATCAATAAAAACATCCCTGCTATAATTCGCGGTCTTAACCCTGAAGACGACATCATGCGTGCCGCATGCCGGATGAGCCGGTCCATCGATCCGAATCGCCCTCAAGAATTAACTACCGCACAATCGTCCTCCGTCAACCAAGATCCGGAAATCGCTGACCTGATTCGCCGGCGTGACGAGCTTAGTCGCCAAATGGGGCGCCCATTGTCGAATCACCATGGGACAGAGCAATACGCACTGTACAAGAAGCTGAACCAAGAGATCGCAGGTGCTAGGCAGCGAGCACGGAGCGCATTGCTCGCTCAGATTCAAGCAAAGTACGACCGCGAGCAACCGATGCTGGAAATCAGACGTCAGCTGTCTGGATTCAACCtggccgaggaagaaaaacctCTCAAATGTTCAGGAGCGGTACCACTGCCTCAGAAGCGACTGATTGAGAGCCTCCTCACCCTACCTCGCCCGACACTCGAAGAGGAAGTGGCTAGACGGACGGAAGCAATCGATGCTGTGGCTGCTTATGCTCTTTTCGAAGAAGGTGATACCTGCCGTCTTCCACGCGATAAGCGTTCTGCTACAGAGCCCTCCGCCACCGGACAAGATGACGATGTCAAAGGAGAGATGCAGTTGACCCGGCCTTCTTCCCCAACGAATGACAGACTGCTATCTGCGATTCAATCGGTAATGAAGAACAAGCCCTCCGAGAAGGGAATTGAGAGGCCTCTCTTCTGTTTCATCTGTCTTGGTCAGCAGGATTTGGATATTGGAAAGCGAACGTACAAATTCTCCAGCCATGGAGACGTGACCAAGCACATCAAGCGAAAGCACCTTCGTCATATCTCCACGCAATCCAAGATAAGGTGTAATGTCTGCGACGAGATCTTCACGTGCAAAATGCACCTTCAGCGGCACGCATTTGACATGCATTCGACTGTGACATAG